The DNA sequence TGGCAGACCGCCCAGGTCCGCGACCGTCGGCCGGAACCGGGTGACGAGGCGCGGAACGTCCAGTGGTACCTCGAGAACACCCTGTTCGACGTCACGGGAGAAGTCTACGCCGAGTTCGAGGAAGCGCTGGGCGAACGGTTCGAGGACGTCTCGATCCCCCAGTTGTTCCAGTTCCGGTCGTGGGCGGGCAGCGACGCCGACGGGAACCCCTACGTCACCCCCGAGGTGACGGCGGAGACCCTCGACCGACAGCGCTCGGTGGTGGTCGAGCGCTACCGCGACGAACTCAAACGCCTCTCGGGGGTGGTGAGCCAGGACGGACGGCGGATCGAAGTCGACGAAACCTTCGAGGAACGCCTCGCCGCCGACCGCGAGCGATTTCCCTCGATCGCCGAGACCGCCGCCGAGCGCTACCCGAACGAGCCCTACCGCCAGAAGCTCCGCCTGATGCGCGAACGCCTCGTCCGGGTCGGTGACGTCCGGCCCGGTGGGTACGGGGAAGCCGACGAACTCGTCGCCGACCTCGACGCGCTCGCGGCCAGCCTCCGGGCGAACGACGCGGGAACCGTCGCGACCGCCCACGTCGACCCGCTGCGCCGCCAGGTCGCGACCTTCGAGTTTCAGCTCGCGAGCCTCGACCTGCGCGACCACCGCGAGAACCACACGACAGCGGTGGCGGAGACCCTCGACCGCCAGGAGGTCGAGTACGGGGAGATGGACGAGGACGAACGGGTCGCGACCCTCACCGACGCGGTCCTGCAGGAGGAGTCAGTGATCGACGTCGACGACCGGGACGGGGTTTCCGATACGACGGGGACGGTCCTCGAACGGTTCGCGAGCCTCGCCGACTGGCAGCGCGAGTACGGCTCCGACGCCATCGACACCTACTGTATCTCGATGACCGAGGAGCCGAGCCACGTCCTCGAAGTCCTCTTTTTGGCCGACCAGGCGGGCGTGGTCTCGCTGCCGGATCATTCGGGACTGGACGTGGTGCCGCTGCTCGAAACCGAGTCCGCGCTCTCCGGAGCGGACCGGATCATGGGGACGCTGTTCGAGAACGAGGCCTACGCGGCGGCGGTCGCCGCCCGCGGCGGCACCCAGGAGATCATGCTGGGCTACTCGGATTCGAACAAGGAGAACGGGTTCCTCGCGGCGAACTGGGAGCTCCACCGCAACCAGCGCCGTCTCGGCGAGATCGTCGCCGAGTACGACGTCTCCCTCCGGCTGTTCCACGGTCGCGGCGGCTCGATCTCGCGTGGCGGCGGCCCGATGAACGAGGCGCTGCGCGCGCTGCCGAACAGTACGGTGACGGGGGAGGTCAAGTTCACCGAACAGGGCGAGGCGATCGCCGAGAAGTACGCCACCCCGCGGATCGCCGAGCGCAACCTCGAACAGATGCTGAACGCCCAACTGCTCGCACGTCACGACGCGGTCGAGCAGCCTACCGAGGAGATCCCCCAAGTATGGACCGACGCGATGGACGCGATGGCGAGCGCCGCGCGCGAGGAGTACCGCGACCTCCTCGAAAGCGAGGGGTTCGTCGAGTTCTTCGGCCAGGCCACCCCGATCGGGGTGATCGAGGACCTGAACCTCGGGTCGCGGCCGGCCTCGCGGTCGGGCGAGCGCACCGTCGAGGACCTCCGGGCGATCCCGTGGGTGTTCTCGTGGACCCAGGCGCGCTGTATTCTCCCCGGGTGGTACGCGCTCGGTACCGGCATCGAGACCTACCTCGACGAGGGATCGGCGGGCACCGACGACACCGACCGCGACGAGCGCGTCGAAACCCTCCGCGAGATGTACGCCGAGTGGCCGTTCTTCCGGACCACCCTCGACAACGCCGCGCTCTCGCTCGCGCGCACCGAGATGGAGGTCGCCGAGAGCTACGCCGGGATGGCCGACGAAGCGCTCGCCGAGGAGTTCTTCCCCAGGATTCACGACGAGTACGAGCGCGCCGTCGGGCGCGTCACCGAAGTGACCGACCGCGACTCGCTCGTGCGGCGCGACTGGCTGCTCGACGGCCTCGACCGCCGGAACCCCTACGTCGACCCGTTGAACGTCCTCCAGACGCATCTCCTCGGCCAGGACGAGCGCACCGAGGCCGAGGAGCGCGCGCTCCGACTCACGGTGAAGGGGATCGCCGCCGGGATGAAAACCACCGGCTGAACCGGGAAACGAGTCAGTAGACCGCGACGTCGTCGAACCGGTTCTCGTAGACCGGCTGTCCGGGATGGGTGGCCTCCATTCCCGGGAGGGCCACCCGGTCGAACTTCTTCAGGCTGTTCTCGTAGCCGAGGTGGGCGAACTCCGCGCGCCGGCGCGCCTCGTGGACCAGCCCATCCCGGTGGCGAACCCGGCGCGGTGCGGCCTCGCGGAACGCCGCGAGGAGGTCGGCCTCGGTGTCGATACGGGCCTCGAACTCGGTCCAGACCTCGCCGACGGTGGCGTGGCGGTGGGCGTACGACGAGCCGAACGTGGGGCGGTCGAGGTCACGGGCGATCTCGCGTGCCCGGCGGTTGTGCCGTGCCCAGTGTTTCGGGTTGTAGACCTCGACGGCGTCGACGAGGTCGCGGTACCGACGGATGGCGGCCTCGTCGAGGCTCACGGTCAGGAACTCGGGATGGGGGACCAGCACCACGGCACCCTGGACCCGGAGTTCGGCCATCGCGCCGTCGAGGGTGGTGAAATCCGGTATCGGACCGTCGAGCCCGAGCGCGAGGACGTGCCGACGGTTTCGCCACGACCCGGTGAAGAGTTCGCGCGCGGGCACCACGAGGAGGTCGTCGTCGGTGTACGCCGCGGCCCGTTCCCGGATCTCGGACAGAGGGGTGAAGTGAGGTGCGTAGACCAGCACGTCGAGCCCGAACCGCTTCGCCTGGCGCACGACCCGGTCGTCGAGGATCTTCACGTGAGGGTCGATGCGAGTGACGGAACGACTCACTGGTTTGGATCGGCGATCGGTCGTATAGCGGGTTTCGATCCGCTTGGATGGCCCCGAGAAGACCCGCTACCGACTAAAATTTATTACAAACGATCGAGTGAATCAACGAATGAACCGCGGTGGCGGACGGCTCGGACGGCGAACGTTCCTCGCGCTCGGCGTGAGTACGAGCCTCGCTGGCTGCGTGGGCGGTGGCGGTGGAAGCTCGAACGATTCGACCACAGCGGGTCAGCGGACACTCGAAGAATCGACGGAGGGCTCGACCGTCGCTCAAGCTCCGTCGAACACGCCCGCGACGACGGGAACAGTGGATGGGGGCTGGGAGCCCGTTCGGATCGACTCGGATCGAGACGAACCGCGGGCGACGGCGATCGTCGGCAGCGGCGAGTCGTTGGGAGGATTCACGGTCTGGAACGACGCCGAAACCACGCGGAAGATCGATATCAGCGTTCGCAGACGGATCACCGAGACACCCTCGTTCGAGGGGAGCTACCGACTCGAATCGGACGCCTACGTCGGTATCGACATCTCGACCGCCGGCGACTACGTCGTCAGCGTCGGGCTCGCCGACGACGACCCGGAACGCATCGAGTTCACCGTCGACGACTGTAACGAACAGGGCCTGAGTGTCGCGGTACGGTCGAGCGGGAAGGTGGAGTGGTCGGGGATATCGACCATGATGGCGTGTATGACGGCCACGCTGACCGGGGGTCGGTATACTTCGACCCACGGACCCCCTTCGGAGGGGTCGGTGACGACGCGATGAATCGGTGACTGGCGCGCGGCCACCGTTCTCTGGAGCCTCGCGGGCCGTTTCTTCCGACCCGACGGTTCGAGGGGCTACCGTTCCTCGCTGTCGAGCACGCGGATCTGGTCGCCGCGAACGGTGACGGGGATCGGGACGGTCGCCTCGTAGAGTTCGACCGTCACTTGATCCTTGCCCTCGTCGATACGCTGGACCTGGGCCTTCTCGCCCTTGAACGGGCCGGCGATGAGTTCGACGATGTCGCTCTCGGCGATCCCCTCGACGTCGGGTTTCGGCGAGAGGAAGTGTTCGACCTCCGCGATCGAGGACTCGCCGGGGACGAGGTTGCGGGCGTGGGGGATCTCATCGAGCACGCGTTCGAGGATCGCGTAGTCGTCGGCCTCGACCATGACGTAGCTCGTGAGCGACTCGGGGGCGAGCGCGGCGTGGACGCTCGACTCCTCGCGGTTCATGATCATGTCCGCGACGGTGCGCTCCTGGCTCGCGGTGGTCTTGACGGCGTACATCCCCATCTCAGAACAGCCCCGGGAGCGTGTTCATGATGGTGAAGATGACGTACCCGATGAACCCGATGAGGACGATACCCGCCCCGGCGATCAGGGCGATCCGGGAGAACTCCTCCCAGGACGGCGTGCTCGCGAGCTTCAACACCCGAGTGTAGCTCCCGAGGTCGTACTTGATGTCCATTTGGGCCCGCTACTTTCCGGAGGGGTATCTATCTTGTGTCATCCCGTCCGCTCCCGTATCGAGAAGTTGATAAGAACTGGTTCGAAACGAGCTCGATGAACCTTCCACGGTCGTCGGAACGCGTGTCGAACCGTCGCGTGACGTTCCTCGCGGTGCTCGTCGTGGTCGCGGCGGCGTTCGTCGGTGCGGGCGTCGCCGGCGCGCAGTCCGGTACCGCCATCGATTCGTGTACGACGATAGACTCGCCCGGAACCTACACACTCGATTCCGACCTCTCGGCCGATTCGACCTGCATCCAGATCACCGCGAGCGACGTCACCCTCGACGGCGACGGGCACACGATCGAGGGTGGGAGCTCCGGGGTCGGCGTCGAGGTATCGGGCGATTCGACCCTCTCCGGGGTCACGGTGAAGAACGTCGAGACCACCGGCTTCACCCGCGGCATCCTGTTCCAGAACGCCGAGGACGGGACGATCGCCGGGAGCACGACGACCGACGCGACCGAGGGCATCACGCTCCTCTCGACCGACGACACCACCGTTCGCGGGAGCACGGCCACCGACAACGCGCTCGGGGTCGAACTCCGGAAGGCGAGCGGGAACACCATCACCGGGACCACCGCGAACGACAACAAGTACGGCCTCCACATCGAGCGCGGCAGCCTCCACAACGAGTTCACCGGCGACACCGCCTCGGGGAACGTGTTCTGGGACTTCTACTCCGACCGCTACAGCCCCGGTGTGGACTCCGATACCACCGTCTCGAACCTCGATATGGGTTCGGTCACCGTCGACCTCTCGGGGACGAACGTCGGGGCACGCGCCGAACCGGTCACGGGTGAGGGTCCCTCGGGCCGAGAGGCCGTCGGCACCGGGGTCCGAACCACCGACTACGGCGAGGGGTCCGATATCTCGCTGACGATCCACTACGCCGACGGCGACACCAGCGGTCTCGTCGAGACCTCGTTCGCACTCTTCAGCACCGACAGCGGCGACTCGTGGTCGGCGCTCGACTCCTCGTCGGTCGACGCCGGCGCGAACACCGTCTCGGCCACCGGCGTCCCCCACCCCGCGACCGTCGCGGTGTTCGGTTCCGCGGGCGGTTCGGGGTCGTCCGGCGATCCCGGTTCGTCGGGTGACACCGGTTCGTCGAACGATTCGGGCTCGGCGGCCACCGACACGGCGACCACGACAGCGACGGCCACCGCGACCGAAACGGCGACGCCGACGACCACCGCGACCGCCACTCCGACCACGACACCGACGGCAACCGCCACACCGACAGCTACCCCTACTGCGACGGTAACAGCAACGGAAACGCCTACCGCGACGCGGACCGCGACAGCAACGACGTCGACTGCGACGGCGGCCGAGCCATCAACCGCGACGACGACGACCGCCACGGCGGCGGACACCGCCGACACGACGGCGGTTTCAGGGTCGGGTTCGACCACCACGGCTGGAACTGAACGAGCCACGGCCACCGAATCGAACGTGAGCGCCGGCGAGAGCGGATCGAACGCCAGCACGACATCGTCGAGCAACGGCCCGGGCTTCGGTCCCCTCGCCGCCCTCGGCGCGCTGCTCGCGGCGGCCGTGCTGGCGGTTCGACGCGACCAGTAGCCACTCGAACTCTTTCGAAAGAGAGCTGACTCGCGTATGCTGGGTTTCGAACTAACGGTATCGCCGCCGTACGCGGACGGAGTTCGTACTCACCGCCCGCGACCGGTTCGATTACTCGACGTAGTCGATGTCGTTGTCGACCTGACCGGCGGTCTCGTTCGCGAGGTCCGAGCGACCGTAGATCTGGGGCGAGTCGACGCCCGTCACGACGATCATGGTCTCCATCTTGCCCGAGAAGCTCTCGTCGACCGACGCGCCCCAGATGATACGGGCGTCGGGGTCGATCCGGTCGTAGATCTCCTCGACGACGCCCTCGGCCTCCTCGACGCTCATGTCGGGACCGCCGACGACGTTGACCAACGCGGAGCTCGCGCCGGTGAACTCGACGTCCAGAAGGGGCGAGCGGAGCGCGGAGCGAATGGAGTCCTGGGCCTTGTTCTCGGAGTCGGACTCCCCGAGACCGATCATCGCGACGCCGCCGTTCTCCATGACGGTTCTGACGTCGGCGAAGTCGACGTTGACCAGTCCGGGTTTGGTGATGAGCTCGGTCATGCCCTTCACCGAGCGCATGAGGACGCGGTCACAGATCGTGAAGGCGTCCTGGAGCGGGAGGTTCGGCGCGTATTCGAGGAGTCGGTCGTTCGGGACGACGATCACCGTATCCGAGACCGCACGAAGGCGTTCGAGGCCCGCGTCGGCGTTCGCCCGCCGGCGCTCGCCCTCGGCGGTGAACGGGATGGTGGCGATCGCGATGGTGAGCGCACCGGCCTCCTGGGCGGCCTCGGCGACCACCGGCGCGGAGCCGGTTCCCGTGCCGCCGCCGAGTCCGGTGGTGACGAACACCATGTCGGAGCTGTCGATCGCGCCCTTGATGTCCTCGATCGTCTCGCGCGCGGCCTCCTCGCCGATCTTGGGGACCGAGCCCGCGCCGCGACCACCGGTTCGATCCCGACCCATCAGGATCTTGGTGTCGGCCTGGACCTGGTCGACGAGGTGCTGGGCGTCGGTGTTGGCGGCGACGAGCTTCGCGCCGTGGATCCCTTCCTTGGCCATCCGCGTCACCGTGTTCGACCCGGCTCCACCACAGCCGAACACCGTGATCTGTGTCCTGAGGTCCTCGACGACGCCCGCGAGCTCCTCGTCGCTCATCGTGCCGGCCCGCTTCTCGCCAGCCGGCGTCTCTCCGCTCCCCTGGCCCTCGTCCGACTCCTCGATGGCGTCCTCGATGATCGAATCCATTTGTGTCGGAGTCGCGGACGCCGCGTATTTATCTTTCCCCTTTTGTCCGAGGAATGTCACTCCCGGCGGGCGAACCGGCGGACGTGCTCGGCGTGGACCGCCTCGGGCGGTATCGTCCGGCCGTCGACCGTCACCGCCTCGCCGTCGGCGAGCGCCCCGAACTCCGGTCCCTCCGGCACGCCCGCTTCCCGCGCCGCCGCCGGATCGAACGCCGTCTCCCGGGCGACCAGCTCGCCATCGTGACGTTCGACGGATGCGTACTTGCCTTCGAGGAGGTCGGCGAACCCCTCGACGATCGAATCGCGGTCGTCCGCCCGAGCGAGCAGCACGCGGTCGGCGAGCCGGGTTCCCGATTCGTGGGTGTCGAACCCGAGCGCGTGCCGTTCGACGACCGCGTGGGCTCCCTCGCGGTCGATGCCCTCGGCCTCCGCCACCAGTTCCGACGGCAGGCGTTCGAGGACCGCTCCCCCGACCCCATCCCCGTCCGTTCGGGCCGGCTCCCCGAACCGGAGGCCATCGTCGACGGTCCCCAGTTCGTCCTCGGCGTGTGCGACGAACGCGAGTGGGACACCGGTCGTCTCCCGGAGCCACGTCTCGCTCACCACCCGATAGCCGAGGTCCTCGACGACCGACCTGAGTTCGGGTTTCGTTCCCTCGACGACGGCTCGGGTCGCGCCGCTACGCTCGAAGGCACGCTCGATGACTTTCTCGTGGTTCTCGGCCGCCCCCATCGCGTCGAGGGCCCAGTCCGCGCCGACGTGGCCCACCGCCCAGTCGGTCTCCCTGACTACCCGCTCGAATCGGGGGACGTAGTGGCCGCCGCCGAACCCCACGACCTGGCGCTCGCGGTGTGGGTCCGTTCCGTCGAGGTCGAGGATGGCCTTCGCCACCGCTCGCGCGCCCGCGGGGTCGTTCCACTCTTCCTCCGAACTCCCCAGCTCGACGAACAGTGAGGGGCGGCCGACGTCGGTGGGCCCGTGATGGGTGCACTCCATCCCGACGTCGTAGTTCGCCGGGGCGTGCTCGGTCAGCACGCGGACGACGCGGGTGTGAACGTTCGGCGCGGCCTCGGCGAAGGCGTTCGCCCCGCCACCGAACTCCGCGGGCCCGAAGTTCCCGGTGTGGTGGGCCGTGAGGAACCGGCCGGTGTCGCCGGCGTGTTTCGAGGCGAACACCACGAGGTCGGGGTCGTCGAACGCCTCGGCGATCCCGTCGATCTCGAGGTGGAGCGCGTCGAACTCGCGGAGCTCGAAGCCCGTAGTGCGAAAGACGGTGCCGCCGCCGTCGCTCTCGGCGCGCGTTTCGTCCTCCTCGGTCGTCCAGTCTGTGAGGTCGCGGAGGTGCTCGCCGATGTGGCTCGACGCTCGGTCGGCACGACTCACGACGATACCGATCATACCGGGAGAAGCCGTCTCGCGGGCTAAAGCCCCGCGATCCGTGGATAGGATCGCTTAATCGACCTGGACGCGAAATTCGGACGTGTTTCCGTCGCCCTCCCTCCCGGTCGCGACGGTGCCGCTCGACCGGGCGGGGGTCCTCGTGGGGTCGTTTCTCCTCCTGCTCGTCGGTGCCGAGGTCTTCACCAACGGCATCGAGTGGCTCGGCCAGCGCCTCGGCATCTCCGAGAGCGCCACCGGGAGCATCCTCGCGGCGCTCGGCACCGCGCTCCCCGAGACTCTGATTCCCGTGATCGCCATCCTCCAGGGCGGCAGCGCGGCCGACGACATCGGTGTGGGCGCGATCCTCGGCGCGCCGCTGTTGCTCGCCACGGTCGCGATGTTCCTCGTCGGCGCGTCGGCCTACCTCTTCGCCGGTCGCCGGGACGCCGACGAGGCGGTCCGCTTTCCTCCGGAGTCCACCGAACGCGACCTCTCCTTCTTCCTGTTCGCCTACGCCCTCGCGGTGGCCGCGGCGTTCGTTCCCTCACAACCGGTTTCTATGGGAATCGCGGTCGTGCTCGTCGGGCTCTACGCGGTCTACGTCTATCGGTCCGTCAGGAGCGGCGACCTCGCCGACGACGAGCTCGACGACCACTACCTCGGGCGGATCGTCGAGAGGGGCCTCGAAGCGGTCGGTATCGAGACCGAACGCGACCACGCGAGCGACCCCCACACGGTCCTCGTCGGGCTCCAGACCCTCCTGGCGCTCGGGTTCATCGTGCTCGGGGCGCGGCTGTTCGTGTCCGAGATCGAGTTCTTCTCCGAGACGGTGCTCTCGGTGCCGGCGGCGGTGGTCTCGTTGTTGCTCGCGCCGCTGGCCACCGAGCTCCCCGAGACGTTCAACAGCGTGCTCTGGATGGCTCGCGGGAGCGACACCCTCGCGCTCGGGAACATCACCGGGGCGATGGCGTTTCAGAGTACGATCCCCGTCACTCTCGGACTCGTGTTCACCTCCTGGGACCTCTCGTTCCAGTGGGGCACCACCGGCTTCCTCAACGCCCTCTCGGCCGTGCTCGCGCTCGTGAGCGGCGGCCTCGTCTACCTCCGGGTTCGGTCGGCCGACGGTCGCGAGCTCCGACCCGCACCGTTCCTGCTCGGCGGGGTCCTCTACGTCGGGTTCGTGGCGTTCGCGCTCTACGCCGTCCTCGTACTCGGTGCGAACGCTGCGTAGCGTCGCGGACGCAAGCGAAACCGCTTAACCGATCCCCAGCAGAGCCGGGGCCATGACTTCGGCGTTCGTGACTTGGCTTCCCCTTGCTATCGTCTCCGGCATCCTCGGCAACACGGTCTTTCTCGTCGGTTCGTTCGTGCTGCTCCTGCTCGGCGCGGAGATCTTCACTAACGGCGTCGAGTGGCTCGGCCAGTATCTCGGCCTCGGCGACAGCGCGACCGGGAGCATCCTCGCGGCGGTCGGCACCGCGCTCCCCGAGACCCTCATCCCCGTCATCGCCATCCTCGGCGCGTACCTCTCGGGCGAGGGCAGCGAGTCCGCGAGCGACATCGGCGTCGGCGCGATCCTCGGTGCCCCGTTCTTGCTCGCCACGATCGCGATGTTCCTCGTCGGGGTGAGCGTGCTGGTCTTCAGCGGTCGGCGCGACCACGGCAGCGAGTTCTACGTCAACGACGAGTCCACCCAGCGCGACCTCTTCTTCTTCTTCGTCGGCTACGTGTTCGCGGTGGCCGCGGCGTTCGTCACCGGTATCGCGACGGTCGCCATCGGCGCGTTCCTGGTCTTCTGGTACGGCCTCTACCTCTATCGCACCATCAGCGCCGACGACATGGTCGAGGGCGAGGAGGAGCTCGACCCGCTCTATCTCGGTCGGATCGTCGAGCGGCTGGGTGGCGACCCGGCCACCGACGACGACGGCCACAGCGAGGACCCCGCCGGCTGGACCGTCGGGCTCCAGACCCTGATCGCGCTCGCGCTGATCATCGGCGGCGCACAGCTGTTCGTCAGCGAGGTGAGCTACTTCTCGAACCAGGTCCTCTCGATCCCCGCCGCGATCCTCTCGCTCCTGCTCGCGCCGTTCGCCACCGAACTCCCCGAGAAGTTCAACAGCATCATCTGGATCGCCGACGACAAGGACACCCTCGCGCTCGGGAACATCACCGGGGCGATGGCGTTTCAGGGCACCCTGCCGGTGACCCTCGGGATCCTCTTCACCACCTGGGACCTCACCCTCCAGTGGGGGACGACCGGCTTCCTCAACGCCCTCTCGGCCGTGCTCGCGCTCGTGAGCGCCGCGATCCTCTACGTTCGGGCGCGTCGCGACACCACGGACTCGATGCATCCAGCCCCGTTCCTGGTCGGCGGGCTGTTCTACGCCCTCTTCATCGGTATCGTGCTCTATCACGTCTTCGTGATCGGGCTCTCGGGCGTGCCCGCACACTGAGGTTAGGTCGTCTCGATGTCGAGGTCGACGGGTCGGCGCTCGCCCTCGATGTCGGCGACGACGCGTTCGACGACGCGTTGGCCCTCGCGCTCGATGACGGGTTTGACCTTCTCGACCACCCACGACAGCGAGACCAGTCGGGGGAGGTCGAAGTTCGAGGGGTTCACCGAGTCCGTGTCGTACTCGACCCGGAAGTGGACTTTCGAGGCATGTTCGCGGTCCTCCGGCGGTTCGTGCTCCTCGACCAGCCAGTAGCCGCTGGCGTCGATGTCCTTCACGACCCGCCAGTCGATACGGTTGGGCGGGTCGGTGTCGGTGACCCGCGAGCGCGCGGTGTAGGTGAGTTTCCACCACGCGAAGTGGAGGTCGTAGGTCGTGCCCGCCGAGCCGTCGCCCTGGCGGTCGACCCCACGCAGGTGCTCCGAGTAGCGCGGATACCGTGGAAAGTCGATAAGCACGTCGTAGACCTCCTCCGGCGGGAGGTAGACGACCGTGCTGATATCGATGGTGTTCACGGCTCAGTCACGACCGCCGAGGGCCTAAGCGTTACCGTGTTCGCGGGTTACGCTCACCCGGCGAACATCGGGAAATAGATAGGGGTTCGCTCACAACCGACTCGATAGCCGATGAACGCCCTCCCTGCCGGTCCGAACAGCAATCAGAGCGTATTTGCCGCCGTCGTCCTCGCGGCGCTCGCCGTCCTCGCCCTCGCCGTCGCCCCGGTCGGCCTCGCGGGCGCACAGCCCACCGGCGCGACCCCGGTGAACTCGTGTATCACCATCGACACCCCGGGACGGTACGTCCTCACGGGGAACGTCACGGGCGACGTCGCCGGCGAGGACGAGGCCTGCATCGAGGTCACGAGCGGCAACGTCACTCTCGACGGCGCGGGCCACTCGGTCACGGGGAGCGGGACGGGCCACGGCGTCGAGGTCGACGGTGCCGCGAAGCCGGTCACGAACGTCACCGTCGAGCGCCTCCACGCGAACGAGTGGACGGTCGGGGTGTTCCTGCTCGGGGTGGACGACAGCACGGTCCGGAACGTCATCGCGAACGGTACGATATCGGGGGTCTCGCTCGCACAGTCGAGTGAGAACCGGATCGTCGACGCCACCGCCTACGGTAACTCGATCGGGGTCGCGGTCGGCGGGACGAGCCACGACAACACGGTGCGGAACGCGGTCGCGGTCGAGAACAAGTGGGGGATCCACTTCGAGCGCGAGAGCGGGAACAACACCGTGCGGGACAGCGTCGCGCGCAACAACACCAACTGGGACTACTACTCGATGCGCAACCGCGGGCCGAACGAGGTCTCGAACCTCGAACTCTCGACGGCCACCCTCTCGTTCACCGAACGGAACGTGGCCTTCAGGTCCATCACCGACCCGCCCGCGCTCCCCGCCGGTACCGCGAACCGCGGGGCCTACGTCGAGGCGTTCGCCGCCGCCGGTCAGTCCTCGCTCTCGCTGACGATGGACGACGGGGCGGGCGGCGGTGCGGCCACCCTCTGGCGCGCGACCCAGGGGAGCTGGTCGCGGGTGCCGGGCGCGACGAGCGACGGCGGCACCGTCTCGGGGGCCACCCTCACGGAGTTCGGGATCTTCGGCGCGCTCTCGGACAGCGGCAACGGCGGGCCGGCGAACGTGACGACCAGCGGCTCGCCGTCGGTCCAGCGCACGATGACCACCGTTCCGGGAAGCGCCGCCACGAACACGGCGACCTCGGCCACCACCGGCGCGACGGCGGCCACTGCCCCTGACTCGAACGCCACGGGGGTCGACGTGGAAGCCAACGGATCGACGACCTCAACCGAGAGCACCGACCGAGCGGGGTCCGAGCCGGGGACGGCCACGTCGGACGAGTCGGGGACTGATACGGCGGCCCCCGAAACCGGGGACGCGGGCGGCCTCCTCTCCTCGACCGTCGGCTGGGCCAAGGTCCTCTTCGCCGCGGCGGCGCTCGTCGCGCTGGTCCTGCTCGGGACGGTCGTCGTCATCCGCCACCGTCGCGGCCGGAATCGCGGGTTCTGAGTTTCACACGGCGAATTGGGGAATTTCGGTTTTCGACCCGTGTCGCCGGGGAAGTCCGGGACAACTGCATCTGTTTTCGTATTGATGCTATCTCGTTAGCCGATTCTGTGGGCGAATCCCGACGCAAACGAGAGACCGCACCGCTACCGTCCCGCGACCGCCACTCGCCCGGTACAAATGAGAACCGCCATCGCCCCGCTCCCGCCCCGCACAGGCCACACACCTCCCCAGCCGACTGCGCTCCTCGCTCGCTCTGCTCACGGGTCACTTCGTTCCCCGTTCGCGACCGAGGTTCTCCTTTCAGTCGAACCTCGCACCGCTCGCTGCGGTGCTCATCCCTCACACGCCGATTCGCGCTCGCACGCTCACGTCCGTTCGCGCACGACCGCGTGCGCGCGCC is a window from the Halococcus hamelinensis 100A6 genome containing:
- a CDS encoding D-aminoacyl-tRNA deacylase, whose amino-acid sequence is MIGIVVSRADRASSHIGEHLRDLTDWTTEEDETRAESDGGGTVFRTTGFELREFDALHLEIDGIAEAFDDPDLVVFASKHAGDTGRFLTAHHTGNFGPAEFGGGANAFAEAAPNVHTRVVRVLTEHAPANYDVGMECTHHGPTDVGRPSLFVELGSSEEEWNDPAGARAVAKAILDLDGTDPHRERQVVGFGGGHYVPRFERVVRETDWAVGHVGADWALDAMGAAENHEKVIERAFERSGATRAVVEGTKPELRSVVEDLGYRVVSETWLRETTGVPLAFVAHAEDELGTVDDGLRFGEPARTDGDGVGGAVLERLPSELVAEAEGIDREGAHAVVERHALGFDTHESGTRLADRVLLARADDRDSIVEGFADLLEGKYASVERHDGELVARETAFDPAAAREAGVPEGPEFGALADGEAVTVDGRTIPPEAVHAEHVRRFARRE
- a CDS encoding sodium:calcium antiporter, which translates into the protein MFPSPSLPVATVPLDRAGVLVGSFLLLLVGAEVFTNGIEWLGQRLGISESATGSILAALGTALPETLIPVIAILQGGSAADDIGVGAILGAPLLLATVAMFLVGASAYLFAGRRDADEAVRFPPESTERDLSFFLFAYALAVAAAFVPSQPVSMGIAVVLVGLYAVYVYRSVRSGDLADDELDDHYLGRIVERGLEAVGIETERDHASDPHTVLVGLQTLLALGFIVLGARLFVSEIEFFSETVLSVPAAVVSLLLAPLATELPETFNSVLWMARGSDTLALGNITGAMAFQSTIPVTLGLVFTSWDLSFQWGTTGFLNALSAVLALVSGGLVYLRVRSADGRELRPAPFLLGGVLYVGFVAFALYAVLVLGANAA
- a CDS encoding sodium:calcium antiporter codes for the protein MTSAFVTWLPLAIVSGILGNTVFLVGSFVLLLLGAEIFTNGVEWLGQYLGLGDSATGSILAAVGTALPETLIPVIAILGAYLSGEGSESASDIGVGAILGAPFLLATIAMFLVGVSVLVFSGRRDHGSEFYVNDESTQRDLFFFFVGYVFAVAAAFVTGIATVAIGAFLVFWYGLYLYRTISADDMVEGEEELDPLYLGRIVERLGGDPATDDDGHSEDPAGWTVGLQTLIALALIIGGAQLFVSEVSYFSNQVLSIPAAILSLLLAPFATELPEKFNSIIWIADDKDTLALGNITGAMAFQGTLPVTLGILFTTWDLTLQWGTTGFLNALSAVLALVSAAILYVRARRDTTDSMHPAPFLVGGLFYALFIGIVLYHVFVIGLSGVPAH
- a CDS encoding type II toxin-antitoxin system RatA family toxin, yielding MNTIDISTVVYLPPEEVYDVLIDFPRYPRYSEHLRGVDRQGDGSAGTTYDLHFAWWKLTYTARSRVTDTDPPNRIDWRVVKDIDASGYWLVEEHEPPEDREHASKVHFRVEYDTDSVNPSNFDLPRLVSLSWVVEKVKPVIEREGQRVVERVVADIEGERRPVDLDIETT
- a CDS encoding NosD domain-containing protein; its protein translation is MNALPAGPNSNQSVFAAVVLAALAVLALAVAPVGLAGAQPTGATPVNSCITIDTPGRYVLTGNVTGDVAGEDEACIEVTSGNVTLDGAGHSVTGSGTGHGVEVDGAAKPVTNVTVERLHANEWTVGVFLLGVDDSTVRNVIANGTISGVSLAQSSENRIVDATAYGNSIGVAVGGTSHDNTVRNAVAVENKWGIHFERESGNNTVRDSVARNNTNWDYYSMRNRGPNEVSNLELSTATLSFTERNVAFRSITDPPALPAGTANRGAYVEAFAAAGQSSLSLTMDDGAGGGAATLWRATQGSWSRVPGATSDGGTVSGATLTEFGIFGALSDSGNGGPANVTTSGSPSVQRTMTTVPGSAATNTATSATTGATAATAPDSNATGVDVEANGSTTSTESTDRAGSEPGTATSDESGTDTAAPETGDAGGLLSSTVGWAKVLFAAAALVALVLLGTVVVIRHRRGRNRGF